From one Gossypium hirsutum isolate 1008001.06 chromosome D08, Gossypium_hirsutum_v2.1, whole genome shotgun sequence genomic stretch:
- the LOC121220284 gene encoding macrophage migration inhibitory factor homolog: protein MPTLNLYTNVPVDAVTTSDILKDATKAVAKIIGKPESYVMILVNGGVPMAFAGTEAPAAYGELISIGGLGPSVNAKLSSTVADILQTKLSIDSSRFYIKFYDVQRSFFGFNGSTF, encoded by the exons ATGCCCACCTTGAATTTATACACCAACGTACCTGTGGACGCCGTCACCACCTCTGACATTCTTAAGGACGCCACCAAAGCTGTTGCCAAAATCATCGGCAAACCTGAATCT TACGTGATGATTTTGGTTAATGGCGGAGTTCCCATGGCATTTGCTGGGACGGAGGCCCCTGCTGCTTATGGAGAATTGATTTCTATTGGGGGCCTTGGACCTTCTGTTAATGCCAAATTGAGTTCAACTGTCGCTGATATTCTTCAAACCAAGCTCTCAATTGATAGCTCCCGCTTCTACATCAAATTCTATGATGTTCAG
- the LOC121220285 gene encoding transmembrane protein 230: MAYVDHAFSITDEDILVDTSYAVNNRPPFKEIGLAVSLLVFGTLGIILGIFMAYNRVGGDRAHGLFFTLLGCVLFIPGFYYTRIAYYAYKGYKGFSFSNIPPV; encoded by the exons ATGGCGTACGTAGACCATGCCTTCTCCATAACCGACGAGGACATCTTGGTGGACACATCCTACGCCGTTAACAATCGGCCTCCGTTCAAGGAAATCGGCCTCGCTGTGTCTCTTCTCGTCTTTGGCACGCTTGGGATCATATTGGGTATCTTCATGGCCTACAACAGAGTCGGCGGTGACCGAGCCCATG GGCTTTTCTTTACACTACTAGGCTGCGTATTATTCATTCCGGGATTCTATTATACGAGGATTGCTTATTATGCATATAAGGGATATAAAGGTTTCTCCTTCTCCAACATTCCCCCTGTTTAG